From Microbacterium sp. LWH11-1.2, one genomic window encodes:
- a CDS encoding response regulator transcription factor, which yields MALVLVLTNAPLSEQVLPALELLSHRVRQIPAEPAQLVSAPDYDVVVVDGRHDLVGAKSLCRLLRATGQDAPLLLVVTEGGMSALSGDWGIDDVLLVTAGPAEIDARIRLALARRDEVAEPSRVQASGVTIDEQSYSAKLRGKPLDLTYKEFQLLHFLATHPSRVFTREQLLSEVWGYDYFGGTRTVDVHVRRLRAKLGDQEQIIGTVRNVGYRFNVYEDETVAAAR from the coding sequence GTGGCCCTGGTGCTGGTTCTGACCAACGCTCCGCTGTCGGAGCAGGTTCTGCCCGCCCTCGAACTGCTCAGCCACCGGGTCCGCCAGATCCCCGCCGAACCCGCGCAGCTCGTCAGCGCCCCGGATTATGACGTCGTGGTCGTCGACGGCCGCCACGACCTGGTCGGCGCGAAGTCGCTGTGCCGCCTCCTCCGCGCCACCGGACAGGATGCCCCGCTGCTCCTCGTCGTCACGGAGGGCGGCATGAGCGCCCTCTCCGGCGACTGGGGAATCGACGACGTCCTGCTCGTGACCGCCGGCCCCGCCGAGATCGACGCGCGCATCCGGCTCGCGCTCGCCCGCCGCGACGAGGTCGCCGAACCCTCCAGGGTGCAGGCCTCCGGCGTCACGATCGACGAGCAGTCCTACTCCGCGAAGCTGCGCGGCAAGCCGCTGGATCTCACCTACAAGGAGTTCCAGCTGCTGCACTTCCTCGCGACCCACCCGTCGCGCGTCTTCACGCGTGAGCAGCTGCTCAGCGAGGTGTGGGGCTACGACTACTTCGGCGGCACCCGCACGGTCGACGTGCACGTGCGCCGCCTCCGCGCGAAGCTGGGCGACCAGGAGCAGATCATCGGAACGGTGCGCAACGTCGGCTACCGGTTCAACGTGTACGAAGACGAGACCGTGGCGGCAGCCCGGTAA